In Drosophila simulans strain w501 chromosome X, Prin_Dsim_3.1, whole genome shotgun sequence, one DNA window encodes the following:
- the LOC6740204 gene encoding cytochrome P450 306a1, whose protein sequence is MSAGIVDIGHTGWMPSVQSLSVLLVPGAIVLVILYLCERQCNDIMGAPPPGPWGLPFLGYLPFLDARAPHKSLQKLAKRYGNIFELKMGRVPTVVLSDAAVVRDFFRRDVMTGRAPLFLTHGIMGGFGIICAQDDIWRHARRETIDWLKALGMTRRPGELRARLERRIARGVDECVRFFDTEAKKSCASEVNPLPALHHSLGNIINDLVFGITYKRDDPDWLYLQRLQEEGVKLIGVSGVVNFLPWLRHLPANVRNIRFLLEGKAKTHAIYDRIVEACGQRLKEKQKVFKELQEQKRLQRQLEKEQRRQSKEADPGQEQIEADEDDEESDEEDTYEPECILEHFLTVRDTDSQLYCDDQLRHLLADLFGAGVDTSLATLRWFLLYLAREQRCQRRLHELLLPLGPSPTLEELEPLAYLRACISETMRIRSVVPLGIPHGCKENFVVGDYFIKGGSMIVCSEWAIHMDPVAFPEPEEFRPERFLTPDGAYQAPPQFIPFSSGYRMCPGEEMARMILTLFTGRILRRFHVELPPGTEVDMAGESGITLTPTPHRLRFTKLPAVEMRHAPDGAVVQD, encoded by the exons ATGTCGGCGGGCATCGTCGATATTGGCCACACCGGTTGGATGCCCTCGGTGCAGAGCCTGAGTGTTCTGCTGGTTCCGGGTGCGATCGTCCTGGTGATTCTCTACCTGTGCGAGCGCCAGTGCAATGACATCATGGGTGCCCCACCGCCGGGTCCCTGGGGCCTGCCCTTTCTGGGTTACTTGCCTTTCTTGGACGCCCGTGCGCCGCACAAGTCACTTCAGAAGCTGGCCAAGCGGTATGGCAACATCTTCGAACTGAAAATGGGCAGGGTGCCGACCGTAGTCCTCTCGGATGCCGCCGTGGTGCGGGATTTCTTTCGCCGCGATGTGATGACTGGCCGTGCTCCACTCTTCCTCACCCACGGCATCATGGGTGGATTCG GAATCATTTGCGCCCAGGATGACATTTGGCGACATGCGCGTCGCGAGACTATCGATTGGCTAAAGGCCTTGGGCATGACCCGTCGGCCGGGGGAACTGCGCGCCCGGCTGGAGCGGCGCATAGCCCGCGGAGTCGACGAGTGCGTCCGG TTTTTCGATACTGAGGCGAAGAAGAGCTGTGCGTCGGAAGTGAATCCGCTGCCGGCGCTCCACCACTCGCTGGGCAACATAATCAACGACCTGGTCTTCGGGATCACCTACAAGCGGGACGACCCCGACTGGCTGTACCTGCAGCGGCTGCAGGAGGAGGGCGTCAAGCTGATTGGCGTCTCCGGGGTGGTCAACTTTCTGCCCTGGCTGCGTCACCTGCCCGCCAACGTGCGCAACATCCGCTTCCTGCTGGAGGGCAAGGCCAAGACGCACGCCATCTACGACCGTATTGTGGAGGCCTGTGGCCAGCGGCTGAAGGAGAAGCAGAAGGTGTTTAAGGAGCTCCAGGAGCAGAAGCGGCTGCAAAggcagctggagaaggagcagcGCAGGCAGTCGAAGGAGGCGGATCCAGGCCAGGAGCAGATTGAGGCTGACGAGGATGACGAGGAGAGCGATGAGGAGGACACGTACGAGCCAGAGTGCATCTTGGAGCACTTCCTCACCGTTCGCGACACGGACTCGCAGCTCTACTGCGACGACCAGCTGCGCCATCTGCTGGCCGATCTCTTTGGAGCCGGGGTGGACACCTCACTGGCCACCCTGCGCTGGTTCCTGCTCTACTTGGCCCGCGAACAACGCTGCCAGCGGCGCCTGCATGAGCTCCTCCTGCCGCTGGGTCCGTCTCCCACTTTGGAGGAACTGGAGCCGCTGGCCTACCTAAGGGCTTGCATTTCCGAGACGatgcgcatacgcagcgttgttCCGCTGGGCATTCCGCACGGATGCAAAGAGAACTTCGTCGTGGGCGATTATTTCATCAAGGGCGGTTCGATGATCGTTTGCTCGGAGTGGGCCATCCACATGGACCCAGTGGCCTTCCCGGAACCGGAGGAGTTCCGTCCGGAGCGCTTCCTGACCCCCGATGGAGCCTACCAGGCGCCGCCACAGTTCATCCCATTCTCGTCCGGCTACCGCATGTGTCCCGGCGAAGAGATGGCTCGCATGATACTCACGCTGTTCACGGGTCGCATCCTCAGGCGCTTCCACGTGGAACTGCCCCCGGGCACTGAGGTGGACATGGCGGGCGAGAGCGGCATCACCCTGACCCCCACTCCGCACAGGCTGCGATTCACCAAGCTGCCAGCGGTGGAGATGCGTCATGCTCCCGACGGAGCTGTGGTGCAGGATTAG
- the LOC6740205 gene encoding cytochrome P450 18a1, with amino-acid sequence MLADSYLIKFVLRQLQVQQDGDAQHLLMVFLGLLALVSLLQWLVRNYRELRKLPPGPWGLPVIGYLLFMGNEKHTRFMELAKQYGSLFSTRLGSQLTVVMSDYKMIRECFRREEFTGRPDTPFMQTLNGYGIINSTGKLWKDQRRFLHDKLRQFGMTYMGNGKQQMQKRIMTEVHEFIGHLHASDGKPVDMSPVISVAVSNVICSLMMSTRFSIDDPKFRRFNFLIEEGMRLFGEIHTVDYIPTMQCFPSISTAKNKIAQNRAEMQRFYQDVIDDHKRSFDPNNIRDLVDFYLCEIEKAKAEGTDAELFDGKNHEEQLVQVIIDLFSAGMETIKTTLLWINVFMLRNPKEMRRVQDELDQVVGRHRLPTIEDLQYLPITESTILESMRRSSIVPLATTHSPTRDVELNGYTIPAGSHVIPLINSVHMDPNLWEKPEEFRPSRFIDTEGKVRKPEYFIPFGVGRRMCLGDVLARMELFLFFASFMHCFDIALPEGQPLPSLKGNVGATITPESFKVCLKRRPLAPTAADPHHMRNVGAN; translated from the exons ATGCTAGCCGATTCGTACCTGATCAAGTTTGTGCTGCGCCAGCTGCAGGTGCAGCAGGATGGCGATGCCCAGCACCTGCTGATGGTCTTCCTGGGCCTGCTGGCCCTGGTCAGCCTGCTCCAGTGGCTGGTGAGGAACTACCGGGAGCTGCGCAAGCTGCCGCCGGGTCCCTGGGGCCTGCCCGTCATCGGTTACCTGCTGTTCATGGGCAACGAGAAGCACACGCGCTTCATGGAGCTGGCGAAGCAGTACGGATCGCTCTTCTCCACGCGACTGGGCAGCCAGCTGACCGTCGTGATGAGCGACTACAAGATGATCCGCGAGTGCTTCCGGCGCGAGGAGTTCACCGGACGCCCGGACACTCCCTTCATGCAGACGCTGAACGGATATG GCATTATCAACAGCACTGGCAAACTGTGGAAGGATCAGCGCCGCTTTCTGCACGACAAGCTCCGCCAGTTCGGGATGACCTACATGGGCAACGGCAAGCAGCAGATGCAGAAGCGCATCATG ACGGAAGTGCACGAGTTCATCGGCCACCTGCATGCCAGCGATGGCAAGCCCGTGGACATGTCACCCGTCATCTCGGTAGCCGTCAGCAACGTCATCTGCAGCCTGATGATGAGCACCCGGTTCAGCATCGACGATCCCAAGTTCCGGCGCTTCAACTTCCTCATCGAGGAGGGCATGCGGCTGTTCGGCGAGATCCACACGGTCGACTACATACCCACCATGCAGTGCTTCCCCAGCATCTCGACGGCCAAGAACAAGATCGCCCAGAATCGCGCCGAGATGCAGCGGTTCTACCAGGATGTGATCGATGACCACAAGCGCAGCTTCGATCCCAACAACATCCGCGACCTGGTCGACTTCTATCTCTGCGAGATCGAGAAGGCCAAGGCCGAGGGCACGGATGCCGAGCTCTTCGATGGCAAGAATCACG AGGAGCAACTGGTTCAGGTGATCATCGATCTGTTCTCCGCCGGCATGGAAACCATCAAGACCACCCTGCTGTGGATCAACGTGTTCATGCTGCGCAATCCCAAGGAGATGCGCCGCGTCCAGGACGAACTGGACCAGGTTGTCGGTCGCCACCGCCTGCCAACCATTGAGGATCTGCAGTACCTGCCCATCACCGAGTCCACCATTCTGGAGTCGATGCGCCGTTCCAGCATCGTTCCCTTGGCCACCACTCACTCGCCCACAAG GGATGTGGAACTCAATGGGTACACCATACCGGCCGGCTCGCATGTCATCCCGCTGATCAATAGCGTCCACATGGACCCCAATCTGTGGGAGAAGCCCGAGGAATTCCGCCCCTCGCGATTCATCGACACCGAGGGCAAGGTGCGCAAGCCGGAATACTTCATACCCTTCGGAGTGGGCAGGCGGATGTGCCTGGGCGACGTGCTGGCGCGGATGGAGCTCTTCCTGTTCTTCGCCTCCTTCATGCACTGCTTCGACATCGCCCTGCCCGAGGGTCAGCCGCTGCCCAGTCTCAAGGGCAACGTGGGCGCCACCATCACGCCGGAGTCGTTCAAGGTCTGCCTCAAGCGCCGCCCCCTGGCGCCCACCGCCGCCGATCCGCACCACATGCGCAACGTTGGCGCCAACTGA